TTGGTAACAAATGGGCATGAGGCTCTACACGCTCTTACCGAGGGTAGCTCTCATCAGAGGTTTGTTTGGTGTAAAATTCGCTTAGGGATAATTCTATATTGGATCTCTACGCTACATGAGGTTCACTAAAATGTAACATATGTAATCATGGTataataattttaactaattttaaaaattatccaTCAATTTGTTGATATGTCTTAATATAACTAACTAATAATGCCATCAATGCATCAAATACAAAAAATTAACaatctttaattttaaaaaaaatgttaagCGAAATGCAAAAGATAAAATTGGAAATATGACAAGGAAGAAGTTAAAGACATTAATTGCAATTAAACTTATTTTGGGGGGACAAAAGTCAAAATCAGGGACAGTTTTGAGTACCCCACTAACATTAAGTGTACCCACTTTACAAATAAAACAAACTTAAAGTAGGCTACCCACATCACCCAACTTAAAGGCTACCCCCTTTAATATCCCTATTTCTTAAAATTACTCCTTTATTAATAACTAAAATTATTTGCATTCAAAGTTTTGTGGTTGGTCATTAAGGAAATGAATGATATAATGACATACCATTTGACAATCATGGTTAGTAGTGGTCATGGGTCAACAACATTTGACAATTCCAGTTGAATGttttataattaatttgttttatagatataataaattgatttatttaGAATTAATACAAGTGAAACAGACTACTTTTAGAATTAATACAATGTGAACATGAATGCATGGAATATAAAGGTTTTATGTAAGTGTCAAATTTGCATTGTTTTCCATCACTTATCTGTaaccaaataacttttgggtgaCAAAATTCTACACTTAATTGCTCCTAATTGCGCCTTCCTTGATGCTTTCACTCCAGCAACACCATTTCAAACTTCCTTTTGCTCTTGTCTTTCTTTTGTGGTCTATTGAAtatctttaaatttatttttgccatatcattttttttttgtaaatgtgGATTTTCAGTTGAATCTATGGGTAGCAATATCGATACACTATATCATTAGTTATTAAGTTATAGGTAAGTTTTCATTTTAATCACTTAACTGAAAAAAGTTACATTTGACCACTAAGCTactaaaaaaatttcatttaagtcactaagcTGTTAACTCAATGCTATATGGTTTTCTCTGTTTGCATTACTTACACCATTTAAGAGCtctcttttccttctcttctactgtttagttttttttatgaaacaactttAGACATCATAAATCTAGGAACCAAAATTCAAATAGATTTTTTCTTCGATCTCTTACACGACTGTTCGATCGATTTGGATTTAAGATATGTTATTCTACTCGTTGATGGGTATTGATCCATCATAGCGATTACTAAATCGTCGCTTGAAACTCGTTGGCAGAAGTTAAAAAAAAGTTAACATCTtagtgatttaaaaaaaaattgaatagtttaaggacttaaatgaaaacttctgaatagtttagtgactaaattgtaacttttttaattaagtgataaaaacgaaaatttactcataatttagtgataacaatttatatatatataaaagtaaataTAATTAATATGCATAGAAAagacataaaatattaaattatgggtgaaaattttatataatataacaATAAAATATTACTTTAGTTTACCTTATAAAAAATATTGAGTTAATTTGTTATTTGGTTATAGAAGAAAGATTGAATGAAATAATTCTGTATTATTAGAGGGAGCACTAATGCACCTTCCTAACCTAACCAAGTTGTTTCACATTCAATGCGTATCACATGAACTTTGTTGCCTATCAATTATAGCAATTGAAAgggctttttatttttatttctatttcttcAACTTATAATTTATCTTTTGGTAATAATAGGAGGTGTGAGGTGTGGGGTTTggaattattttcatttttctatttaattttgatattccgattatttcattttaagttattttaatttttaaattatcatGTTTTACAATGAAACAAAGGAATTGAAATGCACTTTTAACACTATAACTATGAGTTAATTTAAtcgattttttatatttaaaattaaatttaaatttaactccaacttaattttatcttaaattaaaaataaaattgaattttcAATTTCAAATTCAGCTCCAACTAGAAGTTAATTTTACCGTATTTGGAAAGGTGGAACCCGGTAAAAGATTTAAAACTTAAAAGATAAATTACATCAAAGGTCACTAAACaattagtaattttatgttttggtcactcaactttaaaaaattataaaatagtcattgaaatatttgaaagtttttatttagaTCTTTGGGCTGTTAAAATTAATGTTATATGACCTTCTCTATTCACATTGTCTACACCAATTAAAAGTTCTCATTTTATTTCTCTTCTgcagtttaatttttttatgaagtAAATTTGAACATCATGAATTTGTGAACAAAAATCTAAataattttcttctttgatttctgACACTGATAATCAAATCAACTTGAATATAATATATGTTTCTCTATTTATCAATAAGTATTAATCCACTTTTTCGATCGTCGAATTGTTAATCCgaatattttttaaagaaaaaacctTGACCCAATAATCTAAAGGGGTTTAGCAAAATGTACGACCATGAATTTTTCAAAGATGTTTCCACGCGCTTCAAAGGTGGTCCTGTGTGAAACCTTCTTCTAAGAATTTTATGTGTTTGATTGTTGTCACAGATCATACAACAAATATATAGATTAGTATGATACATGAATAGTGTAAAGTGAAATATAATGAtttataaatgaatttatttattttataaatataaccCATATTAACTATAATAATTAGTTTTTTTTGTCGGTTTAGGATTTCTGTTGAgtttaaaatgtttaaataaaatgaGCATTTTTACTCGTTAagctaaatttataaaattattatttatttatttaaaccaaATTATATTTTTCTTCTCATTTATTATTACTACAAAAATCTAAACCTTAAATTTGAAggcaaaagaaaaatataataaagGGGTGATACTTATTACGGTGATTTGGAGAAATGAGAATCTTCCTTTATTTGGTTACATCACAAAAGGGGACGGCAGCTTCCAGGTTTTGGAAAGTTTTATAGGAAACAATTCAACCATGCAAACCTACCAACGTTGAATAAAAGCACTATCAAGAAAACCGCATTCACAATCCCAACTCATATATTAAGTATCCCAAAGTTTAATATTTCCTTCATGTTCATATACTTTCATCACCACCATGAAGGTGAACCGGCTTTGCTTCATTTTACCTGCTGATTTTAATGAAATCGCTCCCTTGGACTACCCCCCAGTGGAAAAACCTGTTAAAAAGGAGGGGAAGAAGCACCCGTACCGTAACTGTGGGGCTCATTTTGTTGGTTTCATCCGGGATTCCCTCCGCCGCTTCTATGGCTCCAGATGCCTGCTTCATTGTGCTAACCCGAGGAGGCAGCAGTCGAGCGTTTTTCATGACCTCGCAGGGGTTCAGATGTCGGAGAAAGTTGGTGGAGACAATCCAAGGATTTTCAGTTACGCCGAGCTTTACATAGGCTCTAAAGGATTCTGTCAAGATGAAATTCTTGGAAGTGGGGGTTTCGGGAGAGTGTATAAAGCTGTCTTACCAAGTGACGGAACTGTGGTGGCCGTCAAATGTTTGGCCGAGAAAGGGGAGAGGTTTGAAAAGACTTTTGCAGCTGAGCTGGTGGCGGTGGCTCATCTCCGCCACAGAAATCTTGTTCGGTTGAGGGGCTGGTGCGTTCATGAAGACCAGTTGCTCCTCGTCTATGACTACATGCCAAATCGAAGCCTCGACAGAGTACTCTTTAGAAGGCCCGAAAATACCGGGGCACCACCTTTAAACTGGGACCGCCGGAGGAAAATCGTTCGAGGTCTTGCGGCTGCACTGTTTTATCTCCATGAACAACTGGAGACTCAAATCATACATCGCGACGTAAAAACAAGCAACGTGATGCTCGACTCCCAGTACAATGCCCGGCTCGGTGACTTCGGCCTGGCACGGTGGCTGGAACATGAACTGGAGTACCAAATCAGGACACCAGCGACGAAACGACACCAATTCCGTTTAGTTGACACGACGAGGATCGGTGGCACAATTGGGTACCTCCCACCGGAGAGTTTCCAAAAACGAAGTGTGGCGACTACAAAGTCAGATGTTTTCAGCTTTGGGATTGTTGTTTTAGAGGTGGTTTCGGGGAGGCGAGCTGTTGATCTTACGTTTCCCGACGAGCAAATCATTTTGCTTGATTGGATCCGAAGGTTGTCTGATGAAGATAAGCTTTTACAAGCAGGGGACAGTCGACTTGTAGATGGCTCCTACAAGCTTGCCGATATGGAGCAGTTCCTTCATATAGGACTCCTTTGCACGCTCCATAATCCATTGTTGAGGCCTAATATGAAATGGGTTGTTGAAGTTCTTTCTGGTAATATTTCCGGGAAACTTCCGACTCTACCGTCATTTGAGTCTCACCCTTTATACATCTCACTCTCATCCTCATCCAATACTAGTGGAAGCAAGAGCACCGCCAGTAGTCGGTTGTCCACCGCCACTGCCACTACCAGCAGCGTCAACATTACTGTCTCATTTGCTTCATCCGATTATGCAACTGCCACCGAAGAAACTATATATGAAACTGCTGAATTTGGAGTCAATGGTTCCAGTTTATCCACCAGCAGCAGCCGTCGTCCAACCAACTTCTTTATGGTCGACACTCCAAGGGAAATACCCTTCAAGGAGCTCATTGTCGCCACTGATAATTTTGCGGAATCACGAAGGGTGGCGGAGCTTGACTTCGGAACTGCCTACCAAGGTTTCCTTGACAACCGTCATCACATTCTTGTGAAGAGACTTGGCATGACCAAATGCCCTGCATTGCGAACAAGGTTTTCAAGTGAACTCCAAAACTTAGCGAGGCTCCGCCACCGTAATCTAGTTCAACTCCGTGGATGGTGTACCGAGCAAGGAGAGATGCTCGTTGTATATGATTACTCGGCGAATCAACTGTTGAGTCACCTCCTTTTTCACCATAACAATATAACTGGCAGCTCTATTTTGCAATGGCGACGTCGATACAACATTATCAAATCCCTTGCTTTTGCAATTCTTTATCTTCACGAGGAATGGGATGAACAAGTCATCCATAGGAACATTACCTCTTCAGCCATCATTCTTGATCCCGACATGAATCCACGGCTTAGTAGTTTTGCTCTGGCTGAGTTCTTGACAAGAAATGATCACGGCCATCACGCAGCTACCAACAAAAACAAATCAGTTCGTGGAATTTTCGGTTATATGTCACCTGAATATATAGAATCTGGAGAAGCAACACCAATGGCTGATGTTTATAGCTTTGGAGTGGTGGTGCTTGAGGTGGTCAGCGGATATATGGCAGCCGACTTTAGGCAGCCTGAGGTATTATTGGTGAAACGAGTACACAACTTTGAGGCACGGAAAAGGCCGTTTGAGGAACTGGTGGACACGAGGTTGAAGGAGGAATACAATACTGAAGAAGTTTTGAGACTGACAAAACTGGGAATCGCTTGCACACGATCTGACCCGAAATTAAGGCCTACCATAAGGCAGATAGTGAGCATACTTGATGGGAATGATAAAAGCTTCATCGAAGAATGGCAGAGGAAGGAGGGTAGTGAAGAATGGAAAGAGAGAAATGCCTGTTCTTTGTCACTTGTTAGAAGAATCCATGCTCTGGGATTACATTGAAACTCATACAGGAGGAGAGGCAAGTTCTAGCATTCGTTTTCCGCAACAATTTTCGTTTCGATTAATGTGTACGTTAAAGGTAGTGCCTGTGCTTTTGTATGTATCTATCTTAAACAATGAGATGAAATGTTGTACCTGTATAGTATAGCAGTGATTAGGAAGTTTCTGTGTTCATAATCTAAGCCAGATTTGATTGATTCCAAGTACAATTCGCGAAGCTTGGATGTTAGCCATTCATGGCTACCAAAGCGTTTCTTGCTATACCAACTGCTATGAACACATTCATGCTAATTACAACAAAAATTCATTGCTTTAACAGGATAtcttgaatttttatcattttaaagaaAACTGCAAAGATATACATGACATGATGCAGTAACAACAGTTCAACTAAGTACTTGGGATGTCTTAGGCATATGAACAAATCTTAATCTGACCTCATCCAGATTTATCCTGTAGCCCTTCTGAGTGCCATTAGGTCCCCGAATCAGGTAGTTCTTCATCACTT
The Gossypium arboreum isolate Shixiya-1 chromosome 10, ASM2569848v2, whole genome shotgun sequence genome window above contains:
- the LOC108453982 gene encoding receptor like protein kinase S.2, whose protein sequence is MKVNRLCFILPADFNEIAPLDYPPVEKPVKKEGKKHPYRNCGAHFVGFIRDSLRRFYGSRCLLHCANPRRQQSSVFHDLAGVQMSEKVGGDNPRIFSYAELYIGSKGFCQDEILGSGGFGRVYKAVLPSDGTVVAVKCLAEKGERFEKTFAAELVAVAHLRHRNLVRLRGWCVHEDQLLLVYDYMPNRSLDRVLFRRPENTGAPPLNWDRRRKIVRGLAAALFYLHEQLETQIIHRDVKTSNVMLDSQYNARLGDFGLARWLEHELEYQIRTPATKRHQFRLVDTTRIGGTIGYLPPESFQKRSVATTKSDVFSFGIVVLEVVSGRRAVDLTFPDEQIILLDWIRRLSDEDKLLQAGDSRLVDGSYKLADMEQFLHIGLLCTLHNPLLRPNMKWVVEVLSGNISGKLPTLPSFESHPLYISLSSSSNTSGSKSTASSRLSTATATTSSVNITVSFASSDYATATEETIYETAEFGVNGSSLSTSSSRRPTNFFMVDTPREIPFKELIVATDNFAESRRVAELDFGTAYQGFLDNRHHILVKRLGMTKCPALRTRFSSELQNLARLRHRNLVQLRGWCTEQGEMLVVYDYSANQLLSHLLFHHNNITGSSILQWRRRYNIIKSLAFAILYLHEEWDEQVIHRNITSSAIILDPDMNPRLSSFALAEFLTRNDHGHHAATNKNKSVRGIFGYMSPEYIESGEATPMADVYSFGVVVLEVVSGYMAADFRQPEVLLVKRVHNFEARKRPFEELVDTRLKEEYNTEEVLRLTKLGIACTRSDPKLRPTIRQIVSILDGNDKSFIEEWQRKEGSEEWKERNACSLSLVRRIHALGLH